The proteins below come from a single Chloroflexota bacterium genomic window:
- a CDS encoding response regulator transcription factor: MGKIRILLAEDHVVVREGTRQLLEREDDLEVVGEAGDGEEAIRLARELKPDVVVMDISMPKVSGVEATREIKAALPATAVLILTAYDYDEFIFSLLDAGAGGYLLKSVSGDELVQAIRGLHSGESVLHPAVLRKMLAYSKSRATSTEERPTETLTQREMEVLRIAARGRANKDIARELVMSVRTVQAHLSNIFNKLGVGSRTEAVVYCLKKGWLRPEELP; the protein is encoded by the coding sequence ATGGGCAAGATCAGGATTCTGCTTGCTGAAGACCATGTGGTGGTGAGGGAAGGCACACGCCAGCTCCTGGAACGGGAAGATGACCTGGAGGTGGTCGGTGAGGCGGGAGACGGTGAGGAGGCGATAAGGCTGGCCCGGGAGCTGAAGCCCGATGTGGTTGTCATGGATATCTCTATGCCGAAAGTAAGCGGCGTTGAAGCCACCAGAGAAATCAAGGCTGCGTTGCCAGCCACAGCAGTGCTAATCCTTACGGCCTATGACTATGATGAGTTCATATTTTCCCTGCTGGACGCCGGCGCCGGCGGCTACCTGCTGAAGAGTGTAAGCGGTGATGAGCTGGTCCAGGCCATCCGTGGCCTTCACAGTGGGGAGTCGGTGCTGCACCCTGCCGTGCTCCGCAAGATGCTCGCCTACTCCAAGTCCAGAGCCACCAGCACTGAGGAGCGCCCCACTGAGACTCTCACCCAGCGGGAGATGGAGGTGCTCCGAATAGCAGCCCGGGGCAGGGCCAACAAGGATATTGCCAGGGAGCTTGTGATGAGCGTGCGCACTGTTCAGGCCCATTTAAGCAACATCTTCAATAAGCTGGGGGTTGGGTCCCGCACTGAAGCTGTAGTCTACTGCCTGAAGAAGGGTTGGCTGAGACCGGAAGAGTTGCCGTGA